tCGGCctcacagtggtggcactgcggcgtcggctccttccttatcctgcacaggtactcaccgaagcagccatgcccggtgagcacctgtgtcgtccggtaggacaagccgccccaggggcggcccacccatttgtccaagtggggtaggacggcctccaagatccgagatcccgtCGCCGGCGGGACATTGGTGAGACTCTCCCGCCAAGACCTCATGGCCCGCCAGCGAGCCCTTTCTCGcagtagcgcggcgaccctgggggtaaccgctcccccctgcaggcggacggcctttgCCCTGacatatgaccatgccagggcgtcggccgtgaattccgccggaGGGAGTCCCGCCAGTactaaggtcgccgcgctaggggcggtgcgataggcgcgcacgattctccgcgccagccgccgctgcacggcgTGCAGCACATCCTTTATGCGGCTGCTGGCCAACGCCTCGCGAAACCAGACCGGGGACCCGTACAGAGCcccggccatggccgcgtaggcgtatgcgcgcctcgcacctactcccggacctcggaggttgggcatcaaccctaGGAGGGCGTCCGTCATtctgcccaatcgctgggccaatttgtcgaagtgctcgacaaaggcccagcgaccgtccagttGCACCCCCAGGTATTTgagggttgcccccactcggacccgggtgttgtccacccggacgaaggcccggggcgatacccgggaagagccattatggaaataaatggcttccgtcttctccggggccaccctcaagcccaggctcttgatggagccgacgacgcagttcactgcccaattgcccatggcaatcgccatcacccaggaggctccccgggctaccacgaacgtgtcgtccgtgtaaccaacgacgtggcagccaggggggagggccacacggaacactttgtcgtatgcggcgttccatagcagggggcccagcacggacccctgcggaacgccgcacgacatgtccctccgctgctggagtccggttttatctcggaactccagcaccctgtcccggaaatagttccgaacgatggcgacgaggtagggcggcaggcaaAAGTGTTCGCTAAGCGCCGCCACAACCTCGCCCCAAGGGATACTATTGAAGgagttggcgatatccaaggatatcgccaacgccacctccccgtcccccgtgatggattccgagagggatcggacttGTCTGACTGCATCGAcagtcgatctcgcctctcggaacccgtattgtccgggggacaattcgggaccataccgggacatatgccggatgatgcggttggcaaTGATTCGCTCAAaaatcttacccgcatcatccagcatacatagGGGCCTATAAGCGGAGAGACTCTCCattggcttgccctccttttaaggaggacaagccgggccctcttccacctcctggggaaagtaccttcacggaggcacttcgtgtagaGGCCGCGAAGCGCCTCCCCTATTATagaagacgcccgggcccagaccttggcgtatattccgtccggcccgggcgccttcgcttttcTGCCGTttattcgggcgaaggccgcgaccatttcgtgtctggacacctccagttcctcggtcCATCCCGGGGGAGGGCCGGTCTCCTCCGGTATGTCCTTCCCCCTGGTGGGGAATAAGGTGTCCACCACCgttccgaggaactgggggtccagcgtctccgagactggaggcgcccacgggcggagcctcttcctcacaattttgtaaggtctcccccatgggtcgcgatccagctcggagaggagctcctcccaggccgcggccttcgcccgcgcgatggcggtcctcagggccttcctggcttccctgaggaccgcctcgGCGTTGTTCAGCTCAttctccatgccccgccgcttggcgcgcgtgtgagcccgcctggcggccacggtagctcgcctgagttcagcgagctccgcggaccaccagtaggcggcgcggcgcgccatcggtcggctgcggggcatggaggcgtcgcatgcgcgcgacattATTTCGCAcaagcgctccgcctcctcctcggctccgaggtcagcctctcctcccggccaggtagatgccaggaggctgacctcgagggcttccggGTCGAGTTTCCTCAGGATCCATCGACGTCTGTCACGTTCGCGGCGGCGTAGCTCGCGCACCTCCGCAGGGGGGGAgacgagctccatggagatCAGTCTATGATCAAACAACTCCCCCAAGGAGCCCGCCTCCACGCGCCATCCCTTAACCCTGttaagggcgttgggggaagcccacgttatgtcaacgatggactcccccccggcccgcacgtaggtgctgacctgGCCCCTGTTCAACAAAACCAGGCcaagccccgccgcaaactccagGGTGAGGCGGCCCCTTAGGTCTGTgcgaggggagccccaagccacagcgtgggcattgaggcttcccccacgacgaccggcctaggagagcgagcTAAAATCTCGTTCTCCATGGCGTCTAGGGCcacctcgtactcccccctatTAAGGCTGTGGGGGAAGTAACACCCCATGACGTCGATAGGTCCATACTCGACCATCACAAAGCCCTCTCCGGCCGATATCGGAATCATCGTCGGAGCGCTCGGTACACGATGGCCATCGCCACCCTCCCCAAGGAGTCCCCAACCCAGTTAGGGTTATCTTTGGGGATCCTGTAGGGGTCAGCGACGAtagccagcccgccacccccctccgccaggcactgcgcaagcatatcctgcgcagccctggcgtgattgaggttggcctggaggagcctaaggGACATTTTCGGTtgtcccctgaggctcctccacctccatctctgTCTAGCGGGTTTCCGCGCTCTCGTTTCTGAAGTTCTTCTCCTTTTGCGGTAGAGGAGCTTCCTCTTCGACTACAACGGGGGCCGGAACTGGGGGTGGGACTGTAGATGGTCCCGTCTCCCTCCGGCCCTCGGTGCTCAGGGGTGCCCGTTGCGGCTTgttcgccaggcaccccttcgCACCGATTCTAtgctcggcgggcttgcccgcgtctctacagaccgggcagcccgcctttgCTGTACATGccttggccagatggccaaggcctccgcacctgtagcagcagccggatctatcgATTCAGCTGCTGcacttggcctggacgtggccttgggccaggcacttatggcactgcaacccccgagggggaagcagcaccactcggcagctcgaccagcccaccctgacACGGGGAGCGGCCAGGGCTGCCTTGCCAGCCTTGGCTGGGATTCGAACCCAGCAAGTGcctagcccgttgggagccgttCGGATCTCCCCCGCTTTGAtatcgtggggggagcatcctcctatGGCTCCCAAGACCTCGGCCACCTCATTTGGGatgaccgagtcgtccaggccgCTCAGACGTAGCTCGACCGTTTTGCACGGTCGGGCTACTCTGACGTCATCTCTACCGCCGAGGGCTTCCctgatcccttcggccagggcgtcggccttggtACCATTATCGACGCCCCTGACCTCTAGGATCAGGGCTCCCGTGATGGCTCTGCGGGAGCGCAGGTCCTCGAttccgagggaggagagatcaACCCTCTCCCTCGcagtcttgaggacctgcgcgtatgcCGCTCGGTCGGCGCAGGTCACCGTCACGGCCGCCGTTGTCGGCGGCCTAACTCTGGTGGACCTCGCCGGCCCGGAAGTGTTGTTTCTTCCCTGTGAAAGGGTAGAGGTTGCGCCCCCCCGTCCCCCTTTTCTGTCCCCCCCGCGCCCTTCGCCCCCCTCATCCTCTTTTTCGTTGAGGAGGAAGTTTGGGTAGGGGAATTGTTGAGGGGGGGGTTGGATCGGGAGGACCCTCAGGGCCCTTTTAGAGGAAGGGGGGGCGCCGCCTTTGCCGCCTCGGGATTGGCAGCTTTGACGGCccccttcttctttttcctaGAGATCACCTCCGTCCATAGTTGAAATATGGACGGGGTGGCCTCTTTCTGCGTTGGGGCGGGCCTCGCAGCCGCTGCAACTGCGTTGCCCGCTCCTTTCTGGGCAGCAGCCCCGGACTGCTTGGCAGTCTTGCCCGCAGTCGGGGGTGCCTTGGGCCTCTCCGCCACCCTGGGGGCGGGGAGAAGCCCCATCTCGgtgaggacggccgggaggactctgGAAAGGGCCTCCTTAAGGCCGTCCTCAGTCAAggctttcgccctcttcttTTCCTTCCTCCTGCCCTCCCCGACCCTGGCCCATCCCAATGTCTCCAGAGGAAtggagggagggggaagggcaGGAAAGGAGAAGCGGGAGCCGCTACCCGGTCCGCCACTTTTGACCGGGGGTTCAGCTGCTTGCCACCCCCCTCTAGCGGCGGTCGGAAGTAGGGCTCCTTAAGGTCCCTGGCCGATATAATCAGGGGCTCTTTTAACGTTTCGACGGACACGACCATCGGCCCTGATTTAGGTCGCGTGGTCGTGCCGCCCACCAGTTGAGGGAGTTTCGAGGTGGGAGGCTCCTCAGCCTCCATGTCCAAGTCCGCAATTGGACTTGGCATGTGGGAGGACGACCCCACCAAGGCCTTCGAGACCTCCTCGTCGAGGTCCGTCTGGACCTCGACGTCGGTGCCGCACTCCCTGGGGGCTTGTTTCGAGGAGGCCTTTTCGAGCAGGGCAATGCGAACCCGCATCTGCCCCAACTCGGCTTCAAGCCTCCTCTTTTCGGTAGCCCATTTGGCCTTGGCCTTGGCCAGGGCCGCTCTCTCCTCCCTGTGAGCCTTCGATGGGGCTCTCTTCCTGCCTTGTCAGGATGGTGGTCAAGCCCGCCGTGAGGTCCGTGTATGCGTTCCAGAGGTCCTTTCTGATAGGACCCTGGATGTTTGTGGACCTCTCGACGGATCTGGCCAGCATCCCGAGACTTTTTGTCGGCCGCAACAGCCGCAATCGGCTGTTGCTCTAGCTCCTCTGCTCGTTCTAGAGCCAGTTCTTGCGCTTTGGCCGCTCTGGCTGAGGAGGGTTGGACGTCGGGGTTAATTATTGCCTTGTGGTCCTTTACTATCCTCCTCGCCTTGTCGGCTTCGGCCTTCCTGGCGTGAGCCTCCGCTGTAAATTGGCCGGCGTGGGAGAGGTCCTTGGCCGGCCTTCCTCGTCCCTTCTTCGTCGGTCCCTCGTCCGACTCCGAAGAGGACGATATGTAGTAGGCGGGTGATCTCCTACTATGCGCCCTCTTTTTTCCCCGTCCCACCGACTCTGCGTCAGAGTCCACATCCATATTGATGGGCGTCACGACGGAGGTCGGGGAGGGTGGCAGGGAGGGTCTTCCCTTGTTTCCCAGGCCAGATGGCCCGGGTGTACTGCTCGGCTCGGAGCGGGTTCCATCCGACCCACAGCTATCGGGTTTAACACCCTTGCTgcaggccgggcccggcctcGAGCCAGTGGGTCGTGTCTTCCCACCCTTAGGGAGGAAGTCCTCCAGTGTGACCTGGAGCCTCCTAGTCTCCTTTTTGGGGGGGTTCCCCTGAGAGCTGGACGGGCTGAAGAGTTCCAGCCCGCCAGCCCCCATGGAGGGTCCCCTCACATGTTTGGTGGCATCTCTCCCTTCTGCGGGAGAGATGTCCCCTTTCGTTAGGGAGCTCGTTAAGGACCTTGTCCCTCCCGATCCATCACCCGAGCGGGCGCCCTTAAGCGTGCCGCTTTTTCCTGCCCCATTGTTAATTTGTTTACTCATGTTTTGTaagatcccactccccgtgacggctgcaccgaccggcgtatctcccaccccgccgaaacatgaccggtacgggtgcccccggtactccaagggggtcggcttatggcgcaggccctggggccagtccagcccgcaacctcgaggagagtttcccgcgaggaacgcgctggaccgtcctccaccgctccgaccctgccccggaataagtccgggcggcccggagacggcccagcccgcagGGTCCCGTaaaaccggggtcccagcggcccgtctcgtccgattgAGAGCGTCGAGGAGCTCCGTTCCAGGACGAATCCTTTCACGGAAACCCCTTTCCGCCGTCCACACGCGtcctcggccctgcctcggacaagtccgagcggcccgagggccgtcccgacccgatgcatcggggagagtttcccacgatgcacacccccgccgctccgaccctgccctggaatacgtccaggcTGCCCACGGCTCAGCCCGACGGGATTGGCAGCGccaaacccgccggcccgtccttcccggagggactggctctccccatgccaggacgcgagccgtgaaaacgacaccgtccccagacacagggattaccagcccctcttcttctcgtgcccgccgcgcccggaggcgctttgggcaaggcatttgccttcggtctgaagacaaatgccttccacgtgacctcttggcccccatccccgaaaacattcggggatggagttcaccctctcactacgatgaggtgggtcacatcgagagggcCTTTCTCGGATCCTGGCTTTACCCGTTCCTACAAGATAGATATTCTTTCGATTCTGTCAGGTGAACAAACAAGCCAgggttataaattatgatttcaaaatttcttaattgttattcCGGCTTAAAGTTATCtttctcaaataatttcttcaaattctgGTTCTGTCCGTTCTCACGAATTGTTGCGTCAGGTTGAGTAATTTGTTCCAAATTCTGTTAATACATAattctttctgtatttttatgttttcttttagatcgtatatttacaatttctattttcttttggaaCAAATTTCTCACGCCATCACGTTTCTTTTATGATAACGCGAGTGATACTAACTATCGGCGAAAAGGGAAATTGTGGAGTCCCCGGACGTAACATTATTAACAAACATATATGAttgctatataatatatacatgttaTATCATTTAAACAAGGTTTCAAGGCCTTTATATGAAGGTCACTCCTATTTTtctaatagaattattttacatttatgatttgtttagttattttgcatataaaaatactaaaatagagctgtcaaaaaattaatagattacgagatattttatactttataaaaatatactaaactaaaatacaaaatatttcataaattattaattttttaatagcttaatacttttatatgcagaataacttgaatcatattatgtaaaaagatcAGATACACTCTGTGTCATGTCgtatttataattagtttttagtatttctaaaaagaaaacaacaagagaaagataataataaaagtgagAGTGAGAAAAGCAAGAACATAGATGTTGTACTACTACCTCTACTTCTAACTCTCAAGCAGGTTCTTTATCATCATTATATGATAAACTTAAATTTGAGAACTGTTATGATAATGACTTGAGCAATCTTATAAACTGTTGATTTTTTGATAGTTTCACTTTAGTACTTTTACGTGTagaataatttaacaaatcatattatgttaaaaaagtcaaacatattttatatttaaagcatttttatagttttttatttgtttttagttttctaaaaaagaaaacgacGAGAAATAGATTGCAATGAAGGTATgaatgagaaagaaaaggaCAAAGACGCTGTACATACAACTTCTAAACCTCTTTCTAACCCACAAACAAGGTCTTCATCAAATGATAAATCTAAAGATTTCTACAATAATGATTTAGGAAAATGAATAGGACAATCTTTGTTAATGACAACTGTTcaaaaaaatgaacattttactgtatctaaataaaatttctcgaaCCTTTTGGTTTAATGTGAGATTTTCGTCTTTCATGGATTTGAGATGTTGTTTTAACGTTTGAATATTTCTTTTGGCGAGTCCATTTGTGGCAGGATGTCCTAGAGCTATGAATTTAGAAGTTATCGCTTTCACAAATAAGTTGTTTGAAcgttttactaataaatattgttgCGTTATCGGAGACCATAACATCAGGAAATCTGTGAATTGAGAAAATGTCTTTTAGAAGTTCGATGATCTTTTCTGATGTTGGTGTTTCCTTGATGATTCGAATTTTAGCCTATTTAGAACGAGCATCTACTACTActagaaaataatgaattttgaatGGGCCTAATCTGTGTAAATACGGTTCCAGTTGGACATCGGTTCTTCCCATTGATATAATGGAGCTTTTGCCGGACTAGTTTTTACTTCTGCGCAGTTTTGACATGATTTTACTATTTGTTCGATATCTCGATCGATTCATTTCCAAATACAATAACGACGTGCGAGCTGTTTCATTTTTGTAATGCCAACATGTGTTTTATGCAATTCTTTGAGAATTTTTGGCTGTAGGACTTTTGGAATAACTACACGTTGtcctttaaataatattcctgctTTGAGAGTATATTCGATGTCATCAGATGTCACTTCACTGagttattttcttttcatttttgaaaagatttcatttttatcagttttttgtGCAATGTTTTTAGCTGTAAGTtctttagataaaatttcaaaaatagttGAATAACAGATTTGATAAACTTCTTCATTGATGGCAATATCCGTTGAGTAGTACTTTTGATCTACTGGAGCTCTATATAGACAatctattaggagtacaaattgaaaaccgccgttttccagtagatggcgccagcggtaaatgctggcaccaaacgttagatcaaaaatttttaatgtaaggttgggcatctagcaacaattccttatcattgcagttgtgaatttttatcggcgttatatatttttttgtgatcgaaaatgtcgaaatttgtgcccaataagcgtcatttgcgggaagttttgctttttgccttcaattcgaaaaaatctgcggctgaggcgcgtcgaatgattgtaaaaacttatggtgaggcttccattagtgaaagaacgtgtcgagaatggttccaacgcttcaaaagtgatGATTTCGGcatagaagacaaggagcgtcccggacaggtaaaaaagtttgaagacgcacaattggaaacattactgaatgaagattcatctcaaacgcaacaggagcttgcagattcattgggcgtgactcaacaagctatttcacatcgtttgaaaaccatgggaatgatccaaaagcacggacactgggtgccatacaaattaaagccgagagacgtcgaacggcgttttttcgcgtgcgaacagctgctccaacggcaaaaacggaagggttttctgcatcgtattgtaaccggcgatgaaaagtggatccattatgataatccaaagcgaaaaaaatcgtggggctaccgcggccatgcatcaacatcgacggccaagccaaacatccatggctcgaagctcatgctgtgtatttggtgggaccagctcggcgtgatttatta
The DNA window shown above is from Solenopsis invicta isolate M01_SB chromosome 10, UNIL_Sinv_3.0, whole genome shotgun sequence and carries:
- the LOC120358763 gene encoding zinc finger CCCH domain-containing protein 18-like — its product is MGAGGLELFSPSSSQGNPPKKETRRLQVTLEDFLPKGGKTRPTGSRPGPACSKGVKPDSCGSDGTRSEPSSTPGPSGLGNKGRPSLPPSPTSVVTPINMDVDSDAESVGRGKKRAHSRRSPAYYISSSSESDEGPTKKGRGRPAKDLSHAGQFTAEAHARKAEADKARRIVKDHKAIINPDVQPSSARAAKAQELALERAEELEQQPIAAVAADKKSRDAGQIRREVHKHPGSYQKGPLERIHGPHGGLDHHPDKAGREPHRRLTGRRERPWPRPRPNGLPKRGGLKPSWGRCGFALPCSKRPPRNKPPGSAAPTSRSRRTSTRRSRRPWWGRPPTCQVQLRTWTWRLRSLPPRNSLNWWAARPRDLNQGRWSCPSKR